The Dunckerocampus dactyliophorus isolate RoL2022-P2 chromosome 16, RoL_Ddac_1.1, whole genome shotgun sequence nucleotide sequence gtctgtttgaatgagtcttctacATGACTTATATTCTATTGCTTGATAgtgcttaatttaagccaaaAACGTGTCaaatctgcatatttttgacaaaaaaataataaaacagcgATTATTTATGATTGATTTTGAACCACCACGATAGAGCGAAGCGGTGAAATTCGAAGCACAGAGTGGCGAGGCACATATAACTTAAAAGTAAATGCAGCTgtttgctgtaaaaaaaaaatgttttattttattgaaatatcTTCCTAAAACTAAAAAGCACAAATCACACCAGCTTGTGTCAGGAAGAACAAGATCACGCAACACAAAACGAGAAAGAACAAAAGTCAAGTATAAAGAAACGTAACCGATACTTGCATCTTCAGTAGACGATTTCTGCTGAACAAAAGGCATTGATGTGCAcagccattttttttcctacaatatacaaaaatacacagcATCCACATTTAAAGCAtccaaaaaaatctgcattCGTAACAGCAGTCTGAACCCCCAAGCACGTGAACACACAAAATCCACATTTAAAATAGAGCCTAACCCCAAAAAAGGTCAAATGAATCCAATCTCTTACAAAGAGAGAATAAACGCTAACAAATTTAGAATTGTTTAAAAAGGAAAACCCAGTCAAAGCTAGTATTTGTGCAGCCAACAGGGCCTCCTCTGAGAAacttatttgatttaaaaaggcTTCAACACTGACAGCCTTTGCTTGCATAGTTCTTGTTTAAAAACGGGCTCCTATTGCAAATTCTCCAACATCTCCACGCTAAAAATAAGCTTAAGGACAAACAAAGTTGAGTACTGCAGGCAGCTTCACGTTCAGGGAATTCATCTCCATTCTTGAAGCCCATGCGAAACATGTTCACACGTTTGATGTTGCTTGTATTTCTTCTGAAGCCGTGCACCTCTGGCACTTGTGCTTGTCGGTTATCGTGATTGATTGTTGTGATCTAACTAATTGCCTTCAAGTCCTTTTGGGTGTGTTGCGTTTTCAGGCTTAAACTTCGGCCATTTTTGTTGCAATATGTACATTCGCCTCTTATGTACACCGGAGAATGGTGGCAGCTTCCAGAAATGACTCCGGAGCAGTTTGATCGCCGCAAAAAATGGGAGATTAATGCTGCCGGTAGCTCAGTATGACCGACAACGCATATCCAAGCACGAGTATGATGATTAGAAACAGAAATCTGTTGAAAATATTGTAGAGGAAACCATAAAAACTGAATACACATGCCTTTTCCAAGCCTGCTTTAGCGTGTGTTTTAGAAGCACAACGTATCGTCTACAGGGCCACAGATGTTGGAACCCAGCACTAATAGTTGTATTCTTACCACAACTATGCACATGTGGCAATTCTCCCCGCCCCCCGTGTTATTGCAGCAAACGTGTATAAAAGTGTCCCAAAGACGTACAGTGTCACTCCACAGGGCCGCCGCTGCTGCTACCGCTGCTGGCCTTGACCCCCGCCCTGCTGATGTGCAGCCAGGGCAGCTTGGCGCAGTTCTTGAAGAGCTGCTCAATGGCGACGTGACGCACGTGCAGCTCGGACGCCAGCGAGTCTTTCTCCTGCACGGCCGCCGTCAGCTGCTCGAAGACGTCTGCGGAGGGACAAATTGTACGGTTCTGGGATCCGCTCGCTTTGCCGAGCGCGTTTCTCCGGGAGGCCAGAGTAAAAGACACACGTGACAGGTCAGAGCACTTACTTTGAATCTGCTTGAGAAGCTGGGCGTTCAACTGATGGAGCTCATCTGTAGACATTCTGGTcactaaaagaaataaaaaggtTGACTCGTACCGTcttaaacattgaaaaaaaatattcaacagTTTGTAAACCATCGATGGAAGTACAgccatccctcgccacttcgcacttccaattccgcagcttcactctgtcacagcTTTTTACGCCTaaacggagattggaacccagatcttcccgacaTTACAGTAGCAAGACCGCGAGAATCAGCCCGCGGAATTTGaactgcgaagtggcgagggacggctgCATGTCGTAATAATATAGCATACATGTACGACGCCGTCAGTGCAAGACGGTGGCGGCCTGTGTCGCTGCGGAAGCGCTAGCTTCAACGGTCAACTTTGTTACAGCCAAGTGAACACAAGGTAATACACGATCATAAGTTGTTACTGGAATGACAACGGGCAAGCAGTGGGGACGATGCAGGCCTGAAAGTTTTGTGCCTTTGTACAAATCAGCGGAATCAATTTCTAATGCACACACGTCAATGATCAGTTGCACAAATTTGTCTTAGGAAATCTGAGGTGGTTCATGACATGTTTTGTGAAGGGAtagttaattaaatacaaaacataTTCCTAACGTACTTGAACCAAGGGGAAACATGGACTGGATTGTTATTTATTAGGGGTGCAATGATTCACGGTTCGGTCCGATACGTTTGTGTTACAGtctgatatttttttcaatacaagaaataaattaccttgccttttttaattggaattttattgaaattgtcaacactttttttccagcaTGGTATGAACGCAGGAGGCGGAGcacagtggctctgtgcttgaccaTGCAGcctaagccagagtagtcgatcgcagatacactgaagttgatcaaataaatatgaaactgcgtattgttcgatacgggggtcacggttcggtacgcATGCGTGttgaacggttcgatacagatacacgTATTGTTACCCCCCTATTATTTATAGGTAATTATGCAATGCTTGCCCTGAACTAAAATGGGTTTGACGTCAATTTGCGTACATTTACAGAcggaagaaagtgaaagttcCATCACAGGGTGGGTAAATACAAATACCACACGAATGAGATGCACTCACATTCATCCCTGCTGTGGCCCTGATGTCTGCACTTTGTTTGCCCTCCTGCTGTTGGCGGATTACGGATCTGTAGAGTTTTCCTTCCGCCACTGGACCAAACGTCTCCCGGCGAGTTCTGCAGAAGCCTCAGCTCCTGGGCCGCATGGCACCCAAACATCCCAATGGCATAGCCGGGCAGCCGCGTTGCTTCGCCCGGCTCCCAGCAGGGGGTGTAGCGGGGCACCTGGGCTTCCGACTGGGGCAGCAGCTTGCAGTCACTCTGCTGGCTGTAACAAAGGAGCCTGGTTCCGCGTCTGCTGAGGCCGTTTGTGGGGACATTGTCTTTGTTCTGGGCGTACTGGATGATGCGGTGGAGTTTCTGGCTGAGGGCCAGCTTCATGCCCTCGTAGGCACTGCGGGAGACCTTGGA carries:
- the c16h21orf91 gene encoding protein EURL homolog, with amino-acid sequence MDEEEQFVNIDLTDDNICSVCKLETDTGTLSFCHVCFELSIEGVSSTTLLHSKSLRGHRDCFEKCHLIANQKLSQSKVSRSAYEGMKLALSQKLHRIIQYAQNKDNVPTNGLSRRGTRLLCYSQQSDCKLLPQSEAQVPRYTPCWEPGEATRLPGYAIGMFGCHAAQELRLLQNSPGDVWSSGGRKTLQIRNPPTAGGQTKCRHQGHSRDELTRMSTDELHQLNAQLLKQIQNVFEQLTAAVQEKDSLASELHVRHVAIEQLFKNCAKLPWLHISRAGVKASSGSSSGGPVE